The following DNA comes from Erigeron canadensis isolate Cc75 chromosome 3, C_canadensis_v1, whole genome shotgun sequence.
CCAAATTTAGAAAAGATTTCAACTAGTTAGAAAGTTTTGCAAGCTCTCTccattttaacctttttatccTATGCTAAGATTGTCTTCTAGTTCATGACTAAGGAATTGTGACCGAGAAATGAGTACAAGAGTGCATGACCATCATGGTCCTTCGATTTTTTTCTGTATCTATTGGTAACCATTTTTTGTTACAGTCGTGTATGTCTTATTCTGAGTACTAACTTCTGCAGGGAGTTCTACGCGATTTAACCAAGGTTTCAGCACCCGGAGTTCAGGATCCTACTGGAAAAGCTATTGAGCAGGTAACTTCTTGCAAGCACACCATGTTTCTTTTGTATGGGTCAATTAATCTAAAGTGGCTTGCCGCTTGATTGACTCACTTTACTACTTTACAAGCTATAAAATGGTGCTAAGTCGTAAACAAATGAAACTCTAATCATTTGTTGGTTTGTTTAACAGAGTGACGGTGAAGCAAACAACTCAGATACTGCAAATGTGAATCCTCTTATGATCAGTAATGGAGACAGCTCTGCTTAATGTGGAAGTAAAAGATGTAAAATAAGAGAGGATGCTATAAGTTTAATCATCACAACAAAGATCTGTAGGCATAGTATGTTTTGTTACAGGTACATGAGACTGTATCATAGTTGTTGCTAGATGTAGGTTTTGAAGCATGACTCGGTTGCATCTCTCATACTCCATTTTATTACAACATTAAATGCATTCGAGTCGGTTGCTTTCTCTATTTTAGTGATATTCTGTTGGCCTAGAAGAAGCCTAGTAAATATGGTCATGTATGGAGGACATACAACATTAGCGAGCAATTTTGAACTACCAGAAGCAACAAAAAGAACCATAGAGGGTGGGGAATTCTATCGCAGAGTGTTCATTGGATATAATGAGTCAAATGATCCGTAGAGTAGTGATATGggatattttatatctatactcaGTTACTCACCAACATGACAACAAATATGggcttaaaaatatattttgttaatcATCTTGTTCTTAAACTTACACTCTTTAAGTTTCTTTAATATTCGTTCCTTCTCAAAATAAGtgttaacaaaagaaaaaaatacagATGGATGAAAAGGAAACATGAGATCGCATTTTGATTTGACGTAACAATTACGAGTAGAAAAATTGGCATATTGTTCGCCCATCGTAGCGGGatcaaatcttttttattactagtgaattttgacaatttttttCTCGATGGTTGTGACAGATGTTGTACTAGTCAAAAAGATAACGTAATttgttacatatttttaaaagttaaaagattttcAGTGAAAGAATTATTTGTGaattttaaattatgaaaaacctttacttgaattttttttatgatatatttaagattttcatcatttaaaattttaacaatacATGACAGTCATTAGGTTGTTagtattaattagtttaattcattaaaatttgtactttctCTTGTGAAAATTCAGGGGatgattattgatatataaaatactactttttatgcatgtaataagctcTTAATGACAACCGTTAAGGCTGTCatcatcattttccataaaGTATTCTTATTCTCATCTAAGATCATTCGTTCCCTTATAACAATGAGATTGGATAGataataaatctttatccaaatttatatttatcttagaTATGACACAATATTGTACATTTCTACTACTAGAACTAATAAGGTCTAAAATAACAATAAGCATTTTTAGTTATAAAAGTGCTTGCTCAAACCACTTAGTTTACTAACAACCTTTTAAATAGGGTTATTTTAACtcaaaattcattaaaaatagatataataatttACATAGAAATAAAAGGCAAATTGACTATAAGTTACGCCGTCACTCCTTATTATATCGTAAAACTAAGACTTTTAAAAATGACAACTAATGACAACTCTTTACATATTATTTCACCACGCATAGTCACGTAGGTCTATAATATCATTGTAGATGTGACAAGTAATTTCTTGATTCTTTTGCCGctcctaaaaataaaataaaaaaatttttgacTCAAAGAACTCAATGATTtatccattattattatttgatctGTTAAATTGAGATTTagctaatataattttattttgttagagttagatttttatattttcaaaagttagtcataaaataaataaaaattaatgatttattaaaaatagaaaaatgattatctttaaatttattttttctaaaggCAGATTTGAGATTATTTTTGAATTGATCCCAGTACTTTGGGTAGCTTGGTGGATAAGATAGATGGAAAACATTTCTATAAATAAGTCAACTTTATCAAATACACTACttatataaatagatagatataaatcattaaattatctacactacaacaacaacaacaacaacaacgtaAAACCTAAACCTAACCTCTCACCgcttctctctttttctctctctatctcTAGACTTGTCTCAAAAATGGCTCGCAGAAGCTCTGGtggtaatatttatttttatttttcttttttggatctaccttattttatttcatagatagatatataaatatttgaagtGTTGATTGTGTATATATTCTTTTGGATCTGTTTGGAAAACAATCAAACATTTCATTTTGTTATTAGGGTTTTATTTCATTTGACCTTCGATACACTTTCCATGTTATATGTTCCATAAATATAACCTAtgcttttgtttgttttagattatcgttattattattttattattttgtttcaatGTGTATCTAACTTTcgattatttgttattttatgcaTCTGACGGTTTACAGTGACAAATATTatgtcacaaaaaaaaaagaggcaaaaatgcatacaaaaattTAGACCGTTCTATAGATGAATATAGTAACAATAGGTGAATGTTGTATACACAATTATATCATTTAAAGTATGATTTATATTATGGATTATTATAGATTGTTGGATACATTTTCTAGCTCGTAAgccttaaatttaaataatttgaGGGGATTGCACAAGGTAAAACTTTAGTGTAGACAGAAATAGTTTAGGATGTATGATGTAGTGTAGATGAATGCTAGCTAAATATAATGGTCCTCGAGTCTATGGTCAAATGTTGAGTCAAGTATTTCGTCATTTATCTTGCTACCGTTGGGAAGATTGCTCGTTTTTAATGGGTTCATTTGATTTATCCCCTGCGGAGCGTTTTGTTAGCAGTTGCAGTTTCAGCTTGTACCAATTTTGTCCATGTAAATTAGAAATGAAATAGGTCGCATGTAATGCTTGATGGATATGTAACATTATTCTGTATGTGCCGATGGCATGCCATTATTCTATTATGTcagtttgggttttttttttctttttcttttctgccTATATGTAATTTGATAGACGTCTAGTTTGTGTGTTTATGGAATATATGTTCTTTATCTTGCAGGAAGGTCAGCTCGTGCACCTGCCCGTGCTCCAGCACGTAGCGCCCCGCCCCCGGCGACTGGTATTCTTTATTGAACAATTTCAACTCGAGTACAAATTTATGTAGTCTTTCTCTGTTCCTAACATCTGATTAACATTTTAATTGCTGCAGCAAGCCGTGCACCTCCTCCTGCACCTGTGCAGAGTAGCGGTGGTGGCATGTTTGGTGGCGTTGGTTCAATGATAGCTCAAGGTATATTAAATCACCTACACATAATGGATCAGTCATTACTCTtatagttacatatatatatatatatatcatatatatgaaatttgtttatctttaaactcttgcCGTAGGAATGGCTTTTGGTACTGGGAGTGCTGTTGCCCACAGGGCTGTTGATGCTGTGGTGGGTCCACGTACAATTCAGCATGAAACTGTTGGTGCTGCTGCTGCTACAGATGTTGGCATAAATAACACGGTTCCTGATGCTTGTGGCATGCACTCAAAGGCATTCCAAGATGTATGTCTAtcccttttttttaacagcattaagttttaaataaaaaatgctAGCTAGAAACCAGTCAAACAAGAAAATATAGTCTTATCCAACATATAAGTCCATCTCTTTTTATGTATATGTCCCTCTTTGTAGTCTTTTTTGTTGGGTGAATAACAGTGTTCGTCATCTCACTCAACTTCTGTAAACAGTGGGGTAACAGATCACTTGAATGTAAACCTGTTTTTTCATTGCAGTGCCTTAACAGCTCTGGAAGTGACATTGGGAAGTGCCAGTTCTACATGGATATGCTCGCAGAGTGCAAAAGAAACTCGAGTTTGAATGCTTGATTATAAGCTGCTTCACAATGATTATCAATGAGCTAGACTTTGTTCATTGTATTATTTGGTATATTGGGTGGATCTGAACATGTGGCATTTGCTATAATATTTGAGACTTGTGagttgtttcaactttcaagtatGAAATGCTTTGCTGGCCAATAAATGACTTGGAAATTGAATTATCATCTACGTTTGTTTCATGGGTCAAAACCGTGTTAGTATGTGTTTTTTTCTTGCCTTTGCTTACATGCTCTAGGTACATTATCTGCCAAATATGAATGAGACTGACATGCATATCACTTTGTTCACTGAGCTTGACACGTTTTGGTATGACATTATGACTTATGTTTGGAATTGTTACCGAGAGTACGTTATGATATGAAAACATACGCATGGTCATATGCTTGATACTTCAATATGTATTTGTGAAGTAACTGGTCGATGTAGGCATTAAGGGTACTGGTGAATGTGAATATATTTTCTGGGATTTACATGTTGGTTTAATTTCACTATTTGCTTCCTCGTTACCTGTTTTTGTCTATGTTAGCATTGATTAGATTAAACTGCTATCTTCACGGACAAGAACATAAGGATTTAGGAATACAAATCTCCTAAATCTCATTCATTTGTAGGGAGAGACGCACACAAACAAGAAAATGAAACTCAGATTTTATCAATGGGGAGTGTGGAAAGATACCCGTATCAACAATCATGCTGTTGCAGCAACCTAAATTACTTGTTAGAGCCATTGGTTGAACTATAATTTAAGCTGTTGCAGCACCTAAAATTACTTGTTAGAGCCATTGGTTGAACTATAGTTTGAGGTGTTCCAAGTTGAGTCGTTTGTTGCGACTATGGTCAACTAAATTAACACATCTAGCAAGTCCTGAAAGGACACATATAAGTTTGATAAAtcacttgtatagttgtatcaTATTCTTTATCTATTTGGGTAATAGTGTGGTTGCAGATAAACATGACCTCATAATGGGACGACATTGTACACAATCTTGCTAAAACCAATATAAAAATTTCAAGCATTGTCACATTAGATTAGCTATTGCTAGTTCTGTTATAGCTGGTCACCAGCTCTGTGAAGCAATGTTGTGTATCATTCTATCAAGAATGCACATTTGGTAAGAGTTATGGAGCACTGGCGAGTTTAGGGGTGTGGCCTGGGATTTAGTAAGGTCATCTTAGGTGCAAGACATATTGAGGAACAATTTAGCAATTTGCAAATATTTAACTATAAAACAAAGGATGGATCCAGAGTTGAAAAATACATGTACGGAAATTTAGGTTTAATCCTATGACTAATCTCGCAAACCATTCTATTACGAAGATTTCTGAGAAGTTGGCATAGCTAGCGACACTCCAGAACCACTGGGTAAATCCTTCCATTGTTGAGTCACGGTCTTGATTTGGGTATAAAAGTTAACCCCAGCCTTGCCTGCAAATTCATAACAAAAAAACATTTCTTATCCAACCAGGATGTTCGCTTGATCAAGAGATATGCTAAAAAGGGTAATAATCAATGGTTTAAAGTAGCATGGTAAGACGCACCATAGAAGTTGAGGTCACCAGCAAAAGATGCCTTCGACCCTGTAAACGAGAAAAATGGCAACGGAACTGGAATCGGAACATTTATGCCAACCTGATGCAAAATAGTTGAGTTTAGaatgttgaaattttttcaTCTTTCAATCAAGATACTACATGGGATCTATCTATATTCTATACTAGTCTTTATTTTCCCATTTATTGTAGCATATGTGAAGTTGGCTAACCTGTCCGGCTTCAATGTCGGTTTGAAATTTTCTAGCAGCCACACCAGATGATGTAAAAATAGCCGCTCCATTGCCATATCTGCAGAAAAAGCTATTCTTTAATACCCAATCAAAAATCATAAGTTGCTTTAATATCACGAGTAGTTTTTCTGAAGAAATTACTTGTTTCTGTTAGCAATATTTATGGCCTCTTCCAAGCTGTCAGCCTGAAAATTAGTGCAACCAGAAGATTATTAACCCTGAAGTGTCCCAAGACAAAACATAATCAAGTAATTCAGATTATTAACAGACCTGCATGCAAATAAGAACCGGACCAAAGATCTCTTCCTGCAGATATAGGCAAGTTTACAACATGAACCATTAACAGTTGAACAATGagattagaggtggcaattttaaCCCATTGATGTATTAATAGATTATTTTGGGTCATGTTATATCCATAAGGGATAAAAggagtaaaataaaaatattagataCAAAGGAGTCAGGTCAAAAGTTATAAAAGTGTGATTTGCATAAGTAAAACTCGATCATCTTAGTCATTAAATTATCAGAAAATAAGATATTAGTATTATAGTATTTAAGGGAAAGTTCAAATTATAGAGGAAAAGTGTTTCAGGCAATAACCCATCCCATAAAAAGATTGACCTATATTGACCTGCCTGACAgtcattttgccacctctaaataAATCATGATAAAACATATACCTTGTAACATTCCATATCTTCAGTAACACCAGACAAGATCGTAGGTCCAACAAAGTTACCTTGCTCATATCCCGGAACCTTATCGTCATCGAAAGATGACGTCAGCAAATTGTGGCAACAATAAAAGCAAGATTGGAAGGAAAAAAATACACATTTTTTCTAATCAGAAACTACAAAACTATTATATGCTAGTTTGTAACATCAAGCCAGGTATGACTGCATGAAACAATATGTTCTGAAGTTTGAAAAATACCACAATATCTCTTCCATCAAGCAGAAGTCTAGCACCACTTTCAACTCCACTCTGAATCAGTCTGCACACTCGTTCTTTTGCCTGGTGAAGGTAAAAGTAATTGTAAAATATACAAGTCAACTTCATTAAAAAAGAATGTAAACTGTACTTGCCTGTTTGGTAATGACTGGACCTAGGTCTGCATCAGGTTCTGTTCCCGCATTTACTTTTAATTTCTTGGCACGCTTCACTAACTCATTTTCCCTGATACGAAGTTAGGGAAATTAGCAGCAAAAAactatgaaataaaataaccaGAACAATATATAGATAAACAACAAGAGAGTAAAATACCATTCTTTTGGATCTCCAACAAAGATGACTGTGCTCAAAGCCATGCACCTTTGTCCTGCAGCTCCAAACCCAGCAGCAACTAATGCATTTAAAGTAGCATCAATGTTTGCATCAGGCATCACGATACCATGATTTTTAGCTCCCATATTTGACTGCTCAATATCAAGTACAATTGATTAGAAAATCTCACCAGTTAAAAAACAGGGCTTAGTCATCATAAAGACGATGGAACTGATAGTATACCTGAACACGCTTCCCTTTTGCTGATGCTCTTGCATATATATGCATGCCAGCctaatgaaaaatgaatgacAAAAAAGTAAATGGAAATGGGTAGCTATAGCAACTTGACATTGCAGGAATAACCTTGAGATATCACCTACCGTGTTTGAACCAACAAATGATATAGCTTTAATGTCTTCATCATCACAAATAGCATTCACGATGTCCTGCATCAAACAAGTAaacaaaaaagttgttaaaataGAGCAAAACAgtaaattaattcaaaatcttaTCTGAAGTTACATTTTCTTCTCTTAGAACCTAAACTTGATATTTTATAAGAAAGTCTTGTATAGATTTCTTGGTGATGATAGCAAACAAATATTGTATGATTAAGGAAGAACATACATTGGTGCCATGAACAATATTCAAAACACCACTGGGCAAACCAGCTTCCATAGCCAATTCTGCAAGTATCATAGAAGCCCCTAAAAGAATAAAGAAggaagttataatatatcagtATAGGAACAAACAGGTTCCATTGCTTGCTAATTAACACATGTCAACATGGAAGTGACCCATGTGCAATGTACAGAAGGAGACTGAAAAAGAGAAGCTGAAAGATATGTGTGGTTATGTCAGGTGACTCAGGTCATATTTTTCAGATTAAAAGTAACAATGAAATGCAATATGATGAGAGCTACCATGTATATTGATTACTCAAGTTACAAAACTAGAAGAACTTCACCAAAGCTGAAGATAAcatgttttaaaagattaagaGAACAGAAACCAAAAACATGATGAGATCCACCATCATTAGTCTTTTCAGAAGAATAGAAGAATAAcatgttttaaaagattaagaaaaatcAAGAACCAAGCATGCGGAGAAGGTAGGGATCATATTTCTTATAAAACTTAAACCTCATTTCTAAGTGTTTTCTAATTGATTTCATAATTGAAATTCATATAATCATTCAGAGAAAATTCATAAGTATTTACGAGTGGGAATTTGCAATTACCAAATGCCACTATGTATATACGAGTGGGAATTTGCAATTACCAAATGCCACTATGTATAGGTATCAAGGCAAGATTGTCTACATGATGTAAATGTGAGAATATTGCATTTTAAGGGTGATAATAATCGATTTTGAGAAAGGGAAAACAATGACCTGGATCTTTCTCTGATGGCTTTAAAACAAAAGTGTTCCCACTGGTAACTGCCACTGGAAACATCtgcaaaaagaaataaatggaAGAGCCAAGGTAGGTATTTTGCTTCTGACGAggtacaaaaaataaaatgaaagcaTGCAATCCCAAATAGCATATTAAATGAAACTAGGAGCAAGATACAAATATGAAATCATAATCAGGAAACATCCACTGAAAAATGAACTAAGGAGATCATGTAATGGCCTTAAAAAGAACAGAAGATTGGAAACCATACCCACAAGGGAATCATTGCCGGGAAATTGAAAGGGCATATACCGGCACATACACCAAGCGGCTCCCTTACGCTGTAAGTATCAATCCCTTGCGACACGTTTGAAGAAAATTCACCCATTTGTAAACTTGCCATTCCACACGCATGTTCCACCACCTCTTTACAAAAAAGCACACCAACGAATTCAAAATTCTGATTCACATACTTTAACCATGAATGAAATCAATGAACCTACCTAGTCCACGGAACACATCACCCTGTGCATCCTTCAAAGTCTTTCCTTGCTCTGTAGTGATATTCATGGCAAGCTTGTCCTGACAGAAGTATATGAGTACTAATTAACTAATCGACACTGTTGTAAGCTAGAAAAGGAATCTCTTTTTATGCAGTGAAACTAAATTATAACCAAGCTAACCATGTCTCTTCGAATAAGTTCTTGAAGTTTTAACATG
Coding sequences within:
- the LOC122593035 gene encoding methylmalonate-semialdehyde dehydrogenase [acylating], mitochondrial, whose protein sequence is MLRLSLIRKVNTLSPQLFALKTCNLSTEQSLRHNPDHHHTPPPKVRNLIGGSFVNSQSSEFIDVINPATQQVVSQLPLTKHEEFKAAVSAAKQAFPSWRNTPITTRQRVMLKLQELIRRDMDKLAMNITTEQGKTLKDAQGDVFRGLEVVEHACGMASLQMGEFSSNVSQGIDTYSVREPLGVCAGICPFNFPAMIPLWMFPVAVTSGNTFVLKPSEKDPGASMILAELAMEAGLPSGVLNIVHGTNDIVNAICDDEDIKAISFVGSNTAGMHIYARASAKGKRVQSNMGAKNHGIVMPDANIDATLNALVAAGFGAAGQRCMALSTVIFVGDPKEWENELVKRAKKLKVNAGTEPDADLGPVITKQAKERVCRLIQSGVESGARLLLDGRDIVVPGYEQGNFVGPTILSGVTEDMECYKEEIFGPVLICMQADSLEEAINIANRNKYGNGAAIFTSSGVAARKFQTDIEAGQVGINVPIPVPLPFFSFTGSKASFAGDLNFYGKAGVNFYTQIKTVTQQWKDLPSGSGVSLAMPTSQKSS
- the LOC122593037 gene encoding uncharacterized protein C6C3.02c, with the translated sequence MARRSSGGRSARAPARAPARSAPPPATASRAPPPAPVQSSGGGMFGGVGSMIAQGMAFGTGSAVAHRAVDAVVGPRTIQHETVGAAAATDVGINNTVPDACGMHSKAFQDCLNSSGSDIGKCQFYMDMLAECKRNSSLNA